In Phoenix dactylifera cultivar Barhee BC4 chromosome 11, palm_55x_up_171113_PBpolish2nd_filt_p, whole genome shotgun sequence, the following are encoded in one genomic region:
- the LOC103720535 gene encoding putative pentatricopeptide repeat-containing protein At5g40405 — MTSLRNLIPRYCPLSLLDSTTTLPQVHQIHAHLLVNGHLNDPPLFAKFVATLALSLPDLLPYSHHLLVHSPHPPSLFALNSLIRAHSKGPTPHLAFLFYHQILHSPALSPDHYTFTFLVRASAQAAAAAAGAAVHASALKRGLAADPYVQSGLIHMYAEFALPDATRRVYAELRRPDVVAQTAMVGALAGSGEVDLAREMFDGMLQRDPIAWNAMIAGYSQVGRSKEALELFSLMQAEGVRVGEATMVSVLTACAHLGALAQGKWAHGYIQKNKIGITVTLGTALIDMYSKCGDMRKAMEVFWSMGEKNVYTWSSAVSGLAMNGAGKECLELFELMKQEHVRPNGVTFISVIRGCSVAGLVDKGREHFDSMRDEYSIEPWYEHYGCIVDLYGRAGRLDDAVNFINAMPIEPHVGAWGALLNACRIYKNIELGEFATRKILELESKNDGAYVLLSNIYADSRNWKGVSSIRESMKAKGVSKEPGCSVIEVGGKVHEFFVGDRSHPRYKEIEVMLGEMSRRSRLAGYVARTNEVLFDIEEEEKEDALCWHSEKLAIAFGLIALGEGVTIRIVKNLRVCLDCHDATKFISKVFQREIVVRDRNRFHHFKDGVCSCMDYW; from the coding sequence CTCCACCACCACCCTTCCCCAGGTTCACCAAATCCACGCCCACCTCCTCGTTAATGGCCATCTCAACGACCCTCCCCTCTTCGCCAAGTTCGTCGCCACCTTGGCCCTCTCCCTCCCCGACCTCCTCCCCTACTCCCACCACCTCCTCGTCCACTCTCCCCACCCGCCCTCCCTCTTCGCCCTCAACTCCCTCATCCGGGCGCACTCCAAGGGCCCCACCCCCCACCTCGCCTTCCTCTTCTACCACCAAATCCTCCACTCCCCCGCCCTCTCCCCCGATCACTATACCTTCACCTTCCTCGTCCGCGCCTCCGCCCAGGCCGCCGCTGCTGCCGCCGGCGCTGCCGTCCACGCCTCCGCCCTCAAGCGCGGCCTCGCCGCCGACCCGTACGTCCAGAGCGGCCTCATCCACATGTACGCCGAATTCGCCCTTCCCGACGCCACCCGCCGGGTCTATGCCGAGCTCCGCCGTCCCGACGTCGTCGCCCAGACCGCCATGGTGGGCGCCTTGGCGGGCTCTGGCGAGGTCGACCTCGCCCGCGAGATGTTCGACGGAATGCTCCAGAGGGACCCCATCGCTTGGAACGCGATGATAGCCGGGTACTCGCAGGTGGGCCGGTCGAAGGAGGCGTTGGAGTTGTTTTCTTTGATGCAGGCGGAGGGCGTGAGGGTCGGCGAAGCGACGATGGTGTCGGTGCTGACCGCGTGCGCCCACTTGGGTGCGTTGGCTCAAGGGAAGTGGGCGCACGGTTACATACAGAAGAACAAGATTGGAATCACTGTGACGCTCGGCACAGCATTGATAGACATGTATTCCAAGTGCGGTGACATGAGAAAAGCCATGGAGGTGTTTTGGAGCATGGGGGAGAAGAATGTTTACACTTGGAGCAGTGCAGTGAGTGGTTTGGCGATGAATGGTGCAGGCAAGGAATGTCTCGAGCTCTTCGAGCTCATGAAACAAGAACATGTGCGGCCCAATGGGGTCACCTTCATTTCGGTGATTCGTGGATGCAGTGTGGCTGGCTTGGTAGATAAGGGTCGTGAGCATTTTGATTCGATGAGGGATGAGTACAGCATTGAACCATGGTACGAACACTATGGATGCATCGTTGACTTGTACGGTCGAGCTGGGCGGCTGGATGATGCAGTCAATTTCATCAATGCCATGCCCATCGAGCCCCATGTTGGAGCTTGGGGAGCTCTGCTCAATGCCTGTAGGATTTATAAGAATATTGAATTGGGTGAGTTTGCAACGAGAAAGATCTTGGAGTTAGAATCAAAGAATGATGGTGCTTATGTGCTCTTGTCAAACATCTATGCCGACTCGAGGAATTGGAAGGGGGTCAGTAGCATTAGGGAGTCGATGAAGGCCAAAGGGGTAAGCAAGGAGCCTGGTTGCAGTGTTATAGAGGTTGGCGGCAAGGTCCATGAGTTCTTTGTGGGGGATAGATCACATCCAAGGTATAAGGAGATTGAGGTGATGTTAGGGGAGATGTCAAGGAGGTCGAGGTTGGCGGGGTACGTGGCTAGGACTAATGAGGTGTTGTTTGACATtgaggaagaggagaaagaggatGCTCTTTGTTGGCATAGTGAGAAGTTGGCTATTGCTTTTGGGTTGATTGCATTGGGGGAGGGAGTGACCATTAGGATTGTGAAGAACTTGAGGGTATGCTTGGATTGCCATGATGCCACAAAGTTTATATCAAAGGTCTTTCAGAGGGAGATTGTTGTGAGGGACAGAAATAGGTTTCATCACTTTAAAGATGGGGTATGTTCTTGTATGGATTATTGGTGA